The sequence below is a genomic window from Flagellimonas marinaquae.
CATAATTTAATGTTCTATTTCTATGCGATGCCCTTTGTTTTGGCAGATGATGGTATCATGTATTCGGAAACCAAGGATTTGCAATATGGGGGCAAAAGTTATCCTGGGGTTAAGATCGGGTATAAGAATGGAGTTGGTGCCTCATCTAAAGATGAGTATTTTATCCATTTTGATGCGAACACACATAAAATGACCTGGTTGGGCTATACGGTGACCTATCGTTCTGGGGAGAGCTCCGATAATGTGAGATGGATAAATTATAACGATTGGCAATCCGTAAACGGTTTGCAATTGCCCAGGACAATTACCTGGTATAAACATGAGGGAGATACTATTTTAGAGCCTGCAAGTACCGTAAGTTTTGAGGAAGTTACATTAAGTGAGCAAGTAAAGCCTGCATCATTTTACTTCAAACCGGATGAAGGCCAATATGTGGATGTAAAATTAAATTAAAAAAAAGGCGCTCATTTGAGCGCCTTTTTTATTTGGTTTATTGTCCTGTTTTTTCCCTATCGTATTTTTCCATATATCTTTTCCATAATTCAGTTTGGTGTGTTTCCAAGGAAACGTCCCTACCATCAATATATGCTTTGGAAAGTTTATTGGTGCGCATGTCCAACGCATCCCCTTCGGAAATGAACAAAGTGGCGCTCTTGCCTTCC
It includes:
- a CDS encoding DUF6503 family protein; the protein is MNKLTILLLLLALSACKQSTKTKEIQTPVKQVVSEHEANYPEALAKVFDAHGGLEQWKAQRTLSFVLPKPERPETHTVDLWTRMDRIDTDVVTMGFDGEQAWLLDSDENYKGDVGFYHNLMFYFYAMPFVLADDGIMYSETKDLQYGGKSYPGVKIGYKNGVGASSKDEYFIHFDANTHKMTWLGYTVTYRSGESSDNVRWINYNDWQSVNGLQLPRTITWYKHEGDTILEPASTVSFEEVTLSEQVKPASFYFKPDEGQYVDVKLN